In Blastopirellula sp. J2-11, a single genomic region encodes these proteins:
- a CDS encoding HAD family hydrolase — MPFDALIFDLDGTLADTMPAHYIAWRATMAKYGISFDEDRFYSLGGCPSQKIVELLAEEKGIVLDSHSVAIEKEEAFLLEIAEVNSIEPVVELVHEYRGRIPMAVATGAMRYVADLILAHIGLTGCFDACVTSEDTARHKPHPDVFLEAARQLKVEPERCRVYEDADLGVEAGRRAGMEVVDVRNFFTPRRITVS, encoded by the coding sequence ATGCCTTTTGACGCACTGATTTTTGATCTCGACGGAACGTTGGCCGATACGATGCCCGCGCATTACATTGCGTGGCGCGCCACCATGGCGAAATACGGCATCTCCTTTGATGAGGATCGCTTCTATTCACTGGGGGGGTGTCCTAGTCAGAAGATCGTTGAATTGCTGGCGGAAGAGAAGGGGATTGTGCTCGATTCTCACTCCGTTGCGATTGAAAAGGAAGAAGCTTTTCTCCTAGAAATCGCCGAAGTGAACTCGATCGAGCCGGTTGTCGAACTGGTCCACGAATATCGGGGACGAATTCCGATGGCCGTCGCGACCGGCGCGATGCGGTATGTCGCCGATCTGATTTTGGCGCATATCGGACTGACCGGCTGCTTTGACGCTTGCGTCACTTCGGAAGACACCGCGCGGCACAAACCGCATCCCGACGTCTTTCTCGAAGCGGCTCGGCAGTTGAAGGTCGAGCCTGAACGTTGCCGCGTCTATGAAGATGCTGACCTCGGAGTCGAAGCGGGACGTCGGGCCGGGATGGAAGTGGTCGACGTACGCAATTTTTTCACGCCGCGGCGCATTACGGTTTCGTGA
- a CDS encoding PQQ-binding-like beta-propeller repeat protein has protein sequence MSRLCSLLLIFLLFSAAHAGDNWPEFRGPQGDGVAESDNLPVDFSEPKLLKWKTTIHDRGWSSPVVWGDRIWVTTATEDGKAQSVLALNRQTGEILLDRVVFTTENPQEKEVSNSYASCTPAIEEGRIYVHFGSFGTACLDSETGATIWERRDLPCDHWRGPGSSPIIDEHNLYVAFDGYDFQYVVALDKQTGKTVWKKDRNIDYGTDNGDRKKAYSTACLFEHEGQRQLVMPSATDTICYNPETGDELWRVRHGGMNAAPRPLFKNGLVYITGGDRDRKLFAMDPSARGQVPDDAIMWGMSKGAPYRPSQIILGDRMYIIDDKGIATCVHALTGEKIWQQRIGGNYRASLFAAGGNLYCFDESGKITVFKASDEFELVAESSLPDGFQASPAAVGDSLYLRTVKDLYCFEK, from the coding sequence ATGTCCCGCCTGTGCTCCCTCCTTTTGATTTTCCTGTTGTTTTCCGCAGCGCATGCGGGGGACAATTGGCCGGAATTTCGCGGCCCGCAGGGAGATGGAGTCGCGGAGAGCGACAATCTTCCGGTCGATTTCAGCGAGCCCAAATTGCTAAAATGGAAGACTACGATCCATGATCGGGGTTGGTCTTCGCCGGTTGTCTGGGGAGATCGCATCTGGGTCACGACGGCGACCGAGGATGGCAAAGCACAATCGGTGCTCGCGCTGAACCGCCAAACCGGCGAAATCTTGCTGGATCGCGTCGTCTTCACCACGGAGAACCCGCAAGAGAAAGAAGTAAGCAACAGCTACGCATCCTGCACGCCGGCGATCGAAGAGGGACGCATCTATGTCCATTTCGGCAGCTTCGGCACCGCTTGTCTTGATAGCGAAACTGGCGCGACGATCTGGGAGCGTCGTGATCTTCCGTGCGACCATTGGCGCGGTCCTGGCTCGTCGCCGATCATCGATGAACACAATCTCTACGTCGCCTTCGACGGATATGATTTTCAATACGTGGTCGCACTCGACAAACAGACCGGCAAAACCGTTTGGAAGAAAGACCGCAACATTGACTACGGAACCGACAACGGCGACCGGAAAAAGGCGTACAGCACCGCTTGTCTGTTTGAACATGAAGGTCAGCGCCAACTGGTGATGCCCAGTGCGACCGACACCATTTGCTACAATCCGGAAACCGGCGATGAACTCTGGCGCGTGCGACACGGCGGTATGAACGCCGCTCCGCGGCCCCTCTTTAAGAATGGCCTGGTTTATATCACCGGCGGCGACCGCGATCGCAAGTTATTCGCGATGGATCCTTCCGCACGCGGCCAAGTTCCGGATGACGCAATCATGTGGGGCATGTCCAAAGGGGCCCCCTATCGTCCGTCACAGATCATCCTGGGAGACCGGATGTACATCATCGACGACAAAGGAATCGCGACCTGCGTTCATGCATTGACCGGCGAAAAAATCTGGCAGCAGCGGATCGGCGGTAACTATCGCGCTTCGCTCTTCGCCGCCGGCGGCAATCTCTACTGCTTTGACGAAAGCGGAAAGATCACCGTCTTCAAAGCAAGTGATGAGTTTGAACTGGTCGCCGAAAGCTCGCTGCCGGACGGTTTTCAAGCATCACCGGCCGCCGTCGGCGATTCGCTTTATCTGCGAACCGTAAAAGACTTATACTGCTTCGAAAAATAA